The DNA region GCGGGGCGGCCGATGTGGCGTGGGCTTCGGCTGCCGTCACCTGGCACTTCGTGCTGGGCGCCTTCGTGGTGGCCAACCTGCCGCGGTTTTATCGGCGCGCGGGCGTGCCGCGCGTCACGGTGCTGGGGGCCGTCGTGCTGGCCCTGGGGGTGTATGGCTGGGGCATCGCCGCGACGCCCGCGCAATTGTTCCTGGCGGCGACGCTGAGCGGCGCCGGATGGGTGACGATGGGCGGGGCCGCCGTCAACGCCCTGATCGCGCCCTGGTACGTCGCGCGGCGGCCGTTGGCCCTGGGCACGGCCTACAACGGCGCCAGCCTGGGCGGCGTGGTGTTCTCGCCCTTGTGGGTGCTGCTGATCGGTGTCATGGGGCTCGACGGCGCGGCGATGGTCGTGGGCGTGGCGATGGTGGGCACGATGGCGTGGCTGGCCGCCGCCGTGTTCCGCCATACGCCGGCCTCCAAGGGGCAGTATCCGGATGGCGTATATGCCGGCGCCGGGCAAGATGGGGGTGTCACGGCGCCCCCGCCCGCCGCCACTGGGAGTAGCGGCACGGCCGATGCCGCAAGCGGCGATGGGGTTGGAGTACAAGCGCCGCCGGCGCCTTTGACGGATACCTGGAAGGACCGCCGCTTCCTTACCCTGTGCGCCGGCATGGCCCTGGGGCTGTTCGCGCAGATCGGCTTGATCGCCCACTTGTTCTCGTTGCTGGCGCCCGTCATGGGCGAGAAGGCGGCCGGCTTCGCCATGGGCCTGTGCACGGCCTGCGCGATCTTCGGCCGCATCGCGGTCGGCAGGCTGATGCCGCCGGGCACCGACCGTCGCCGGGTCGCGGCCATCGCCTACGGCTTGCAGGCGGCCGGCGTGCTCGCGCTGCTGATGAGCGTGTGGCTGCCGGCGCAGGAGGGCGCATTGGTGGGCGTGCTGCGCTGGGCCGGCCTGCTGTTGTTCGGCTCCGGCATCGGCAACGCCACTTCCTTGCCGCCGCTGATCGCGCAGACCGAATTCACGCGCGCCGACGCGCAGCGCGTGATTCCCTTGATCGTGGCGGTGTCGCAGGGCACCTATGCCTTCGCGCCGGCGCTGTTCGGCCTGCTGCGCGATCTCGGCGGCGCCGCCTGGCTGTTCCCGGTGGCGGCCGCCGTGCAGCTTGCCGCCATTGCCGCATTGCTGGCCTATTCACGTCCTCAAACGTAGCAAGGCCCTTCTATCAGGGGATGCGCGGCGAGGAATTTCTCGTCTATCTCCAGGCCCAGGCCGACGCCTTCGTAGGGGCGCACCATGCCGTCCTGGTCCAGGACGTAGGGCGGCTTGTCCATCATGTCGTCGCGGAAGGGATTGAGCGCGGTGACGTCGGCCTCGAAGTAGCCGGGGTTGTCCAGGGCGCACAGGTAATGGATGGTGGTGGCCATGTTGATCGCGGTGGCCGAGGTGTGCGGGTTGATGCTCAGCTTGGCCGACGCGGCGAGGGCGGCGATGCGCATGCCCTCGGTGACGCCGCCGCATTTGGACAGGTCGGGCTGGATGAAGCCCACGTCGCCGGCCGCCACCAGCGGCGCGAACTCGTAGCGCGTGTAGTGATTCTCGCCCGCGGCCAGGGGCACGCGGCCCAGCCGCGCCGCGCGCGCATAGGCTTGCGCGTCGTGCGCGGGAAAGGGTTCTTCCAGCCAGCCGACGTTCTGCTCTTCGTAGGCCGGCATGACGCGGCGCACGTCGTCGATGCCGTAGCTGGTGTTGGCGTCCACCAGGATGTCGACGTCGTCGCCCACCGCGGCGCGCACGGCGCGGACGCGGGCGATGTCGCGCGCCGGCGTATCGCCCACGCGCAGCTTGAGCGCGCGATAGCCTTGCTCGACGAAGCCCAGCGCTTCCTCGGCGAGTTGCGACGGCTCCTGCCAGCCCAGCGATATGCCGCCCGCATAGGCCTTCACGGGACGCGCCGCGCCGCCCAGCTGGCGGAACAGGGGCCATCCCGTGACCTGCGAGCGGATGTCCCACAAGGCCAGGTCCAGGCCGCTGAGCGCGAGCGCCGCCGCCGCGCCCATGCCGTGGCTGGCGAACTGCATTTTCAGGATGCGGGCGGTCACGCCGGCGACGTCCAGCGCATCCATGCCGACCACCAGTTCCCGCACCGTGGTGTCGAGCAGGCGCGCGATGGCGCCGGGGCAGCGCCCGTGATGCGATTCGCCCCATCCGGTCAGGCCTTCGTCGGTGCGCACCCGCACCAGCACGGCATCGCGCTTGACGCTGCGGCCTATGCCCAGCCGCACCGATTTCTCGGGCGGCACGGGAAAGGAGATGGGGACTGCCTGGATATCGGTGATTTTCATGGCGGCTCCTGCTCTATGGTTTCAAACGCGGTTCATGGGCTCATGCCCGGCGAGGATGCGCAGCATTTCGTCCACCGCGCCTTCGCTCATGCGGCGCATGCTGGCGGCGGTGGCTCCCGCCACGTGGGGCGTCAGCAGGACGTTCGGGCTGCGCAGGATGGGCGCGTCCGCCGGCAGCGGCTGCACGTCGTGCACGTCGAGCGCGGCGCCGGCCAGGCGCTCGTCCTCCAGCGCGCGCATCAGCGCGGCGGTGTCGACCACGGGTCCGCGCGCGACGTTGATCAGGATAGCGCCGGGCCGGACGACGGACAGCGCGGCTTCGTCCACCAGGCCGCGCGTGGCGTCGGTGAGCGGGCAACACAGCACGATGACGTCCGATTCGCGCATCAGTGTTTCCTTGTCGGCGGCCCGCACGCCCGGCGGCAATGTTTCGGGCCTGCGCGTCAGGCCCAGCACGCGCATGCCCAGCGCGCCCGCGACGGCGGCCAGGCGGCTGCCGATGGCGCCCACGCCCACGATGCCGCAGGTGGCGCCGCTCAATTCGCCGCTGCCCTCGCCCATGGCCCGCGCGGGGGCCCAGCCCTGTTCGCGCAGCATGCGGTCCATGCGCGCCAGGGGTCGCCGCAGATGCAGCATGGCGGCCACGCAGTACTCCACCACCGTGGCGGTATTGGCGCCGGGTACGTTGGCGACGGTGACCGGGAAGCGGCGGGCGGCCTCCATCGGGATCATGTCCAGGCCGACGCCATGCCGAACCACCGCCTTGAGCCGCGGCGCGTGTTCGAAGATGTCGGCGGGCAGCGGGTTGCGCACGATCACGCCCTGCGCCGGCGCGATCGCGCGCCGCAGGGTGTCCGGCTGCGGATCCGCCGCTTGGACGACGGTCGCGTGGCGGGCCAGCCGCGCGTGTTCATCGGGATGGATGGCGCTGGTCAACAGCACCACGGGAAGATCGCTCACTGGTGTGCCCTCCTGTCGTTGCGCGCCTGCCTCCCCGTGGGAGGATTTACGATCATGGCTTGCCCTCCGCGACGATGGGATTGTGCAGGGCGCCCAGGCCGTCGACTTCCGCGGTCATGGCGGATCCCGGGCGCAGCCAGGCGGGCGGATCGTGGGCGATGGCGACGCCGGCGGGCGTGCCGGTGGCGATGATGTCGCCCGGGTCCAGGGGCATCTGCGTCGAGGCATGGGCGATCAGTTCGGCGATGCCGAACACCAGGTCGGCGGTGTTGCCCTGTTGCCGCGATACGCCGTCCAACCGCAGGCGCACGCCCAGCGCGCCGGGGTCGGCGACCTCGTCGCGGGTGGCGATCCAGGGACCGCAGGGGCAGAACGTGGGTTGGCTCTTGCCGCGCACGAACGCCTTGTCGGCGCGGACCATGTCGCTGGCGCTGACGTCGTTGACGACGAGATAGCCGGCGACGTGGTCCATCGCGTGCGCGGCGTCGATACGCAGCGCCGTGCGGCCGATGACCACGCCCAGTTCGGCTTCGTACGTCACGTTGCCGACGTCCGCGGCCAGGCGCACGGGCTGGCCGGGACCGATCACGGTGCGGCCGGACTTGATGAAGATGACCGGCGCCGCTGGCGGCGGCATGCCGCGCTCGCGCAGCGCGTCGTGGAAGTTGAAGGCGGCCCCCACGACCTTGCCCGGACGCGGCAGGGGCGCCGCCAGCGTGGCCCCTGCCAGGGGCATGCAGGCGGCGTCGGCGAAGGCGGTGGCGTCCAGGCGCGCCGCCAGCGCGTCCAGGCCCGTTTCTATCCAGGCCAGCAGATCGGCCGGCAAGGCCGCGCACCACGGCGGGTTGGCCGCATGCGTGACGTCCACCGCCACGTCGACGCCGTCGCGGCGCAGGACAATGCCGGGAACGACGCATCCGCCGTCGCGCTGGAGCGAGATGAAGCGCATGTCGCGTCCTCCGTCAGGCGACGCGATAGCGGTCGAGCACGGCGCGCTTGATCTCGATGCCCAGGCCGGGGCCGGTGGGAATCTGCACGATGCCGCGCCGCTGTTCGATGGGCGTTTCCGTCAGCTCGTCGCGGAAGGGGTTTTCGCATTGCTCGAACTCCAGCAGCGGCGGCATGGGGCGGAAGCTCGGCGGCTGGTCCGGCAGCGCGGCAAGGAATTGCAGGGTGGCGGCCAGGCCGATGGCCGACCCCCACGCGTGGGGAACGCACTCCACGCCGTGGCTGATGGCCAGCGTGGCGATCTTGCGGCACTCGCTGATGCCGCCCGCGGCGCAGACGTCCGGCTGCACGATGTCCATGGCCTTGCGCGCGACGATGTCCCGAAAGCCCCAGCGGGTGAATTCGTTTTCGCCGCCGGCCACGGCCATGTCCAGGGCGCGGGTCACTTCGACATAGCCGTCCAGGTCTTCCGGCGAGATGGGTTCCTCGAACCATTCGACGTCCAGCGCCTCCAGCTCGCGCCCCAGGCGGATCGCGGCCGGCACGGTGAAGCAATGGTTGGCGTCCACCATCAGGCGCACGTCGCCGCCCACGGTCTCGCGCACCGCGCGCACCCGCCGCAGGTCCAGCTTGGGCGAGCCCAGCCCGATCTTCATCTTGATGGCCGTGAAGCCCTGCTGCACGTATTCGGCGGCCTCTTCCACGGCTTCTTCGATGAGGCGGTCCATGTCGATGAAGTACAGGCCGGTGGCATACGACTGCACCTCGGTGCGGTAGGCGCCGCCGATCAGCTTGTGCACCGGCTTGCCGCAGGACTTGCCGATGATGTCCCACAGCGCGATATCGATGCCGCTGAGCGCGGAGATGGCCATCCCCTTGCTGCCGTAGTCCTTGATGCGGTTGTACAGGTCGTCCCAGATCACCTCGACGTCGTGGGCGTCGCGGCCGACGATGCGCGGCGCGTACTGCGATTCGATATAGGCGCGCGCGACCTGGGCCGGTCCGTAGCATTCCCCCCAGCCGACGATGCCGTCGCGGGTCTCGATCTCGACGATGCAGGAACCGCGCGTCTTGTAGAGCCACCCGCGCGACGAGGTGAACGGGCGCTGCACGGGCGCGGCGACGACGTGGCAGGTGACTTTCTCGATGATGCTCATCATGTCCTCGATTTCAGGTTCTCGATCCGCGCGGCGCGGGAGCGCGCCGGCACGGCGGGGAAGATATCCGGCGGCTCAATGCTTGAAGACCTTGGCGGCCACGCTGTTCAGCGTGGTCTGCACGTCGCGCACTTCCTTGTCCAGCGCGTCGCCGGCAAGGTCGTCGACCAGGAAGCCGTTCTGCGCGGCGAAGTCCTTGTACTTCTGGCTCTGGATGGCCTTGCGGAAGGCATCGACGAGGCGCTGGCGTACCGGCGCCGGCAGACCCGCGGGCGCCACGACGTAGGCCATCTGCACCAGCGGGCCATAGGGAAAGACGTCGTAGCCTTTTTCCTTGAAGGTCGGCACGTCCGGATACAGCGCCAGCCGCGCATTGGCGAAGATGCCGATGGGACGCACGAAGCCGGCGTCGATCTGCGCCTTGCTTTCCGAGGGCTTGAGCACGGCCGCGTCGATCTGCTTGCCGGCCAGGTCGGTGATGACGCGCGATCCGCCGGTGTAGGGGACGTTGACGTAGCCCACGCCGGCGCTGCGCGCGGTCATCTCCGCGAAGATGTGGTTGAGGTTGTTGGTGCCCGGCGTGCCGATGGAGATCTTGCCGGGGTTCTTCTTCATGAGGGCGAGGAATTCATCCAGGTTCCTGGCCGGGCCGTTGGCCGGCACCAGCAGCATCAAGGGATCGGTGGAGACGCGGGCGATATGGGTGAATTGCTCGTTGCGCAGCGGCGTCAGGTTTTGCGCGATCTGCGCCAGGGTGGAGCTGGTGCCCATGCCCAGCACGTAGCCGTCGGGCGGCGAGGCCGCCACCTTGGCCAGGCCGATGGCGCCGGTGGCGCCCGGCTGGTTCTCCACGACCAGGGTGATGTGGTCGGCGCTGAGCAACTGTTGCAGCTCGCGCGCCGCGATGTCGTTCGAGCCTCCTGCGTTCCAGGGAACGATGAAGCGTATGGCATGGTCGGGAAAGCCGGCGGCCTGCGACGCGGCGAAAGGCAGCGCGCAGGCGAGCAGGCCGCTGGCAAGCAAGCGGGTAAGCGATGGCATGGTGGTCTCCTCCGAAGGTTCGCCGTCGTTGCGGCGGGGCTGCGCCTCTGTGGGCGATCGGTAGTCCGGTGCATGCTAGCATTCGTTATAACGAATAACAATGGAAATTTTGGACGGCGTTCCCACGGGAGGAAGTGAGAAAATAGGCCCCCATCGGTCCAGCCATCAGGTAAATCCAGCATGCCCCACGCGAAATCCGCGCCCCTTCCCGGCAGCGGCGCCAAGCCGACCGCCCTGCGGCCCATAGACCGGGAAACCCTGTGGGACCGCTCCTACGCCGCCCTGCGCGAGGCCTTGCTGAGCGGGCGCTACGAGCCGGGGCATCGCATCGTGCTGCGGGAGGTGGCGGCCGAATTGGGCATCAGCCTGACGCCGGTGCGCGACGCGGTGAACCACCTGATCGCCGAGCGCGTGCTCAAGCGGGGTTCCGGCGGGCAGGGGGGCGGCGCGGTCGTGCCGGACATCGACGCCGGCCAGTTGCAGCAGTTGCTGATCATGCGGGCCGAGCTCGAAGGGCGCGCGGCCTATGAGGCGGCGGCGCACGTGACGGCGGCCGACCTCGACAAGCTGCGCGGCCTGGTGGCCGACATGCGCCGCCTCATCGACGCGCCGGCGAACGAGGGCTACCTGGACGCCCACCGCCAGTTCCATTTCCATATCTACGCCTTGAGCGGCCTGGACCTGATCGAGGACGCCATCGAAATGCTGTGGTTGCGCTGCGGTCCGGTTCTCAATCTGGTGCTGCCCGAGTACGTGCCTTTCCTCAAGCGCATGGATTACCACGCCGCGGCCGTCGAGGCCCTGGCGCGCGGCGACGCCGAGGGCGCCAGCCGCGCCATCCGCTCCGATATCGAGGAAGCGGGCCGCTACATGCATGGTTTGCTGCGGGCCAGACAGGCGTCGTAGGGCATCCACGCCGGCGGCGGAAAGGAAGCCCGGCGGCCCAAAATAATAGGAATAACTCTCATTTGTATTAGAATCGGGAGTTTGTCCACGCGCGCCCATGCGCCGCCGCGCCCCATTCGGCGCGCGGCCGACCGATTCCGATGCCCGCCAACGCTTCCCCTTCGCTCCTCGCCTACCGCTGCGCCGTGCTGTCGCGGGTCCTGGCCGCCGGTCCCGCCGGTTACCTGTTCGCGTATACGGCGACGACGCTGAGCGCCCACCTGCTGCTGCGCGTCGTCACGCGCGCCGACGCCGCGCTTGGCGCGACCATGATCGGCTTCCTGGTCTATGCCATCGCCGTGCTGGTCGTGTTCGCTTGCGCGAACGCCCGGCGCGCCTGGGCCTGGGTGCTGGGCGGCGCCTTGCTGTGCTACGGCCTGGACCGCCTGCTGATGGGAGCGGCGTCATGAGGCCCGACGGCAAGCCCGAGGGATTGCGCCAGTCCATGTCCTGGCTGCACACCTATGCCGGGCTGCTGCTGGGCTGGCTGCTGTTCGCGATGTTCCTGACCGGCACGCTGAGCTACGTGCGCGACGAGATCTCCGCCTGGATGAAGCCGCCGGTGCAGCATTCTTTCGCCGACGCGCACACCGCCGACCGCGCCGTCGAAGCCTTGCGCAAGCTGGCGCCGGACGCGGAGCAGTGGACCGTCGAGCTGCCCACCGTCCGGCAACCCGCGGTGGAAGTGAGCTGGCGCGCGAAGGGCGCGCCGCAGGACAGGCGCGGCCGCAAGGTCGTCACGCTGGATGCCGGCACGGGTGAGGTCCTGAAGGTGCCCGAAACCCGCGGCGCGGATTTCTTCTACCGCTTCCATTTCGAGTTCTACGGCCTGTCCGTCTACACCGGACGCATCCTGGCCGGCATCGCGGCCTTCTTCATGCTGGTGGCCATCATCAGCGGCGTGATCACGCACAAGAAGATATTCGTCGAGTTCTTCACCTTCCGCCCGCGCAAGGGCCAACGCTCCTGGCTGGACGCGCACAACGCGCTGGCGGTCCTGGGCCTGCCCTTCCACTTCGTCCTGACCTTCACCGGCCTGCTGCTGCTCATGTTCATGCTGCTGCCCTGGGGCCTGGACGCGGCCTACGACGGGCAGCGCATGCAGTTCTACCAGGAACGGCGCGTCCTGCTGGAACCCAAGCTGCAGCGTCCCGCCGATGCGCCGCCGCCGGCGGCCGGCGTGCTGGCGCTGGACGAAATCCTGCGCGACGCCGACCGGCAATGGGACGGACGCGGCGTCGACTCCTTCCTGGTCCGGCATCCCGGCCAGGCCGACAGCACGGTGGAGCTGCGTCCCGCCTCCAGCGATCGCATGACGGACTACCCCGCGCGCCGGCTGTACTACGCGGCCGACGGCACGCGCCTGGACGCGCCGCCCGAGCCGCCGACGGCCTGGAGCACGGACGTCTATCGCACCATGATCAACGTGCACATCGGCCGCTTCGCGGGACCGGCGCTGCGCTGGATGTTCTTCCTGTCCGGCATCGCGGGCACGCTGATGGTCGCCACGGGGCTGATCCTGTGGGTGGTCAAGCGCCTGCCCGAACGCCGCAAGGCGGGCGCCACGCCGTTCAGCCATCGCCTGGTGGAGGTGCTCAACGTGGGCGCCATCGGCGGTCTGTCGGTCGCCATCGCCGGCTATTTCTGGCTCAATCACCTGTTGCCCGCCGACTTGCCGGATCGCGCGTTGTGGGAGATACGCGGTTTCTTCTGCCTGTGGCTGCTGGGCGCGCTGCATCCCCTGCTGCGTACGCACCGGCAGGCCTGGGTGGAGCAACTGAGCGTTGCGGCCGTGCTGCTGTTCCTGTTGCCGGCGCTCAATGCGCTCACGGGCGGCCTGCCCTTGTGGCGCAGCCTGGCGCGCGGGCAATGGAGCGTCGCGGGCTTCGAATTGAGCGCGATGGCCGTGGCCGTGCTGCTGGCCTTCGCGATCCGCAAGGTGCGCGCGGGCGCCGTGGCGGGCGCGCCGCGCAAGACGGCGGCCGCCAAGCGCGCGCGCGTGGCCGACGCCGGTGAAATCGGAGTGCAGCAGTAATGGCCTGGGTTTGCCTGCTATTGGCGTTCGCCGGTTTCGGCGCGATCGCCGCGTCCATGGACCGTCACTACGAAGACCTGCTGGGGCATGAGCCGGCGGCGCGCACGCGGCGCATCCTGCGCGGCGTCGGCTACGCGGTGCTGGCGCTGGCCCTGTGGCCGGCGATTGCCGGCTGGGGGCCGTCGGTGGGGCCGGTGCTGTGGTTCGGCGCCCTGACCCTGGCCGCGCTGCCATTGGGCCTGCTGCTCACATATCGGCCGGCATGGGCCCGGCGCGCGGCGTGCGCCGCGTTTCCGCTGGCGCTGTTGCTTTGGGGGCTTGCCGCCTGAGGACGGGTGGCGGCTGGCGGCGGGCGTCAGCATATCCACCGTCGTGCGAACCCGGCTCGAAACGGCCGCCCGCATCGCTGACGGACTCACCCGGTTGCGCCTGGCAGTCCTCGACGGCCCCGAAGAACATCAGACAAGCGACGGTTCCGCGATCACCGCCGCCCACCCACTTGGCTCAGGACCGGCATGCGCCTCATGGGCGCCACGTCGTAGGTGCGAGCCAGCCAAGCGGCCCCCACCGCGCCACGGCGCGTCTGCCGGCCCAACGCCTTCTCCCCCGCTGCGCTGGATACCCGCCCGCTGTAGATACCTGCGGCAGACGCCCTTCGTAGCCGCAGGAAGCTGACTTATCGATGTCAAGATCATGTCGTTATATATCGAGAGGACCTCAAACAACGGCGAGGAGCTCGGGGATGGCGAACATCGTTAAGGCAAAAGCCTTCTGCAACGACGAAGTGGCCTATCTGGCCTGGGAGACCGATGGGAAGATCCCGGAATGCCTGGGCTTCATGGTCACCCGCATCTTTTTGGATACCGGCGAGCGGCGCATCTTGCCGACCTGGGTGGCCTTCAAATCCCAGTCCAATCCCGATTGGGAAGAACAGGACACCAGTGTGTGGCCGATCCAGAAGTTCTCCTGGCGCGATCTGACCCTGCGCAAGAGCCGCAACACCTTGGCGGCCCGTTCGGGTCCGCTGCGCGTGAAATACGAGATTCAGCCGGTCGGTCCGATGAAGGCGGGGCTCACGCCCGTGCCGCCCAGCGACACGGCCCAGCCCGGCAAGTACAAGGGCAAGGCGATACCGCTCGCGTTCTACGGCGACGCCTTCGAGACCAACGAAATTCTCGCTTCCAACGACCTGGGCGAGATCAGCGTCGGGTTCAACAACGGCATCCTTTCGACGCAGAACCTGCGCAAACAACTGCGCACGCCCAAGGGCAAAGCGCCGAGCCCCAAGCAGGTGGAAAAGCGCATCGGCACGGTGGGCGATCCGTTGCGCGACTTCCTGGCCGGCGATGTCCTGCCCATGCTGCGCACGCTGTTTCTGCGCGCCGAAGCCAGGAACGGAACGATCTACGCCGCGCTGTACGAGCTGAGCGACCCGGAGTTGATCGACCTGCTGGTACGGCACGCCGATCGGCTGAACCTGATCCTCACGACCGCCGGCAAGAACGACAAGGGCGAGTGGGATACGACGAACGCCGACGCCCGCGAGCGCCTGCACAAGGCCATCGGCGCCAAGCGCATGCAGGACCGGATGTTCAACACCAGCGAGGGCATCGGCCACAACAAGTTCGCCGTGCTGGTGGTAGACGGCGAGCCGGAGGCGGTCTGGACGGGCAGCACCAACTGGACGCCCACCGGCCTATGCGGCCAGACCAACAACACCATCGTGTTCCGCACCCGCGACGTCGCGCAGTGCTATCTCGATTACTGGAACCGCCTGCACGCGGACAAGCAGCCCGTGCCCAAGCCGCTGTCCAAGCCCAACAAGGCCAACCAGGGCACGGCCCTGCGCGAGGCGGACCGCCAGCCGTCGAACGTCGCCATCGACGGCGGCGCCACGCAGGTCCAACTGTGGTTCTCCCCCAATACCGAGCGGCGCCTGAGCCCCAAAACCCGCACGGTGCCGCCGGACCTGGCGGTGCTGTTCGACCTCATGTCCAAGGCGAAACATGCGATCTTCTTCCTGGTCTTCAACCCAGGCCGCACCGCCGAGGACGCCCGGGAGGACCCCAACACGGCGGTATCGGCGGCGCTCACCTTCGGTAGCTATCGGTCGGACCTGTTCGTCGCCGGCGTGATCAGCGATCCCACGGCCATGCCGGGTTACCAGCCGCGCGACAAGAACGAGCCCAAGGTGACCCTGCCGGCCATCTACGCTCCCACCGGGGTTCCCAACGTGCTGATGGTGCGGGCCGCGGAGATCGAAGACCCGATCGGCGACTTCGACAAGGAGTTGCTGAAGGTAGGGCACGCGATCGTGCACGACAAGATCGTGGTGATCGATCCGATGTCGGAAGCCGACTGCGTCGTGGTCACCGGCAGCCACAACCTCGGCTTCAAGGCGTCCTACGCCAACGACGAGAACCTGGCGATCATCCGTGGCAACCAGGCGCTGGCCTGCGCCTACGCGGTGCACGTGCTGGATGTCCACGAGCACTACCGCTTCCGGGCCGTCCAGGCCGAGATCCGGCGCGACGCGGAGCTTGCCGGCAAGCCTGTGAAGCATGCGGTGAACCGGGGTTTTCTCAACGAGAACGACGCCTGGCAGGACAAATACGTCACGCCCAACCAGGCGGACCTGCGCAGCTACTTACTGGCGGACCAATAAGACGGACCCATACGGCGAATCCATCAAAGGAAGGGCGACCCGCGAGCCGCCGCGCCCTCGAAGTTCACGCACACTGGAATCATCGGCGTCTCAAGCCTGTCCGTGCCGCGCCAGCACCGCGCGTATCGAATCCAGCGCGCGCGCGATATGGCTGTCCTCGATGTGCCGGTGCGTGACGCAGCGCAGGCGCGCCGCGCCCCAGGGACGCACGGCCAGGCCGGCCGCTTCGAGGTCACGCACCCAGGCAGCGCTGTCGCGTCCGCTGCGCGACACGTCCAGTTGCACGATATTGGTCTGCGGCACGGTGGCGCGCAGGACGCCTTGCATGGCGTTGACCCCGTCGCTCAGCAGGCGCGCCCGGGCGTGATCCTGCGCCAGCCGCGCGCCCATGTGCTCCACCGCGTACAAGCCCGCCGCCGCCATCAGGCCGGCCTGGCGCTGCGTGCCGCCTATCATGCGGCGCAGCGCGCGGGCGCGCTCGATGACCGCGGCCGGGCCGCTCAGCACCGCGCCGACCGGCGCGCTCAATCCCTTGGACAGGCACAGGGACACGGTGTCCGCATGGCGCGCGACGGCGTCCGGCGCCACGCCCAGGGCCACCGCCGCGTTGAACAGGCGCGCGCCATCCAGATGCACCGCGATGCCGCGCGCGGCCGCCAGCTCATGGACCGCGCGCATGTAGTCCAGGGACGGCACGGCGCCGGCGGCGTTGTTGTGCGAGGTTTCCATCGCCACCAGCGAGGTCTTCAGCTTGTGGCCGCCGCCCTGCACGCCTTCGGCCAGGCGGTCCAGGTCCATGGCGCCTTCCACGCCGGGCACGCCCAGGTAGAAGAGATTGGTGAAGGTGGCGGCGCCGCGTTCCGACGTGTACATGTGGGCGTTAGCTTCCAGCACCACCTGTTCGCGGCTGGCGGTCTGCGCCAGCACCGCCAGCAGGTTGGCCATGGTGCAGCTCGGCACGAACAGGCCCGCGTTCTTGCCCAGGCGCGCGGCCACGGCGCTTTCCAGTTGGCGCACGGAGGGATCGCCGTCCAGCCCGTCGTCGCCGATGGGCGCGGCGCGCATGGCCTCCAGCATGGCCTCGGTGGGCCGCGTGACGGTGTCGCTGCGCAGGTCGACGAAGTGGCCGGGAAGTTCGGTCTGGAGGGGATTGGAAAGAGAGGCTGCCATGCGGGTTCTTCTGGGTGGCGGCGCGCGTCAGCGCGCGGGAACGATGCGTTTCTCCAGCAGCTTGACCGATTGCGAGGCCACGAAGCTGATGAGGATGTAGACGACGGCGACGAAGACGTAGAGTTCGACCAGGCGGC from Bordetella genomosp. 10 includes:
- a CDS encoding NAD(P)-dependent oxidoreductase, whose amino-acid sequence is MSDLPVVLLTSAIHPDEHARLARHATVVQAADPQPDTLRRAIAPAQGVIVRNPLPADIFEHAPRLKAVVRHGVGLDMIPMEAARRFPVTVANVPGANTATVVEYCVAAMLHLRRPLARMDRMLREQGWAPARAMGEGSGELSGATCGIVGVGAIGSRLAAVAGALGMRVLGLTRRPETLPPGVRAADKETLMRESDVIVLCCPLTDATRGLVDEAALSVVRPGAILINVARGPVVDTAALMRALEDERLAGAALDVHDVQPLPADAPILRSPNVLLTPHVAGATAASMRRMSEGAVDEMLRILAGHEPMNRV
- a CDS encoding mandelate racemase/muconate lactonizing enzyme family protein encodes the protein MMSIIEKVTCHVVAAPVQRPFTSSRGWLYKTRGSCIVEIETRDGIVGWGECYGPAQVARAYIESQYAPRIVGRDAHDVEVIWDDLYNRIKDYGSKGMAISALSGIDIALWDIIGKSCGKPVHKLIGGAYRTEVQSYATGLYFIDMDRLIEEAVEEAAEYVQQGFTAIKMKIGLGSPKLDLRRVRAVRETVGGDVRLMVDANHCFTVPAAIRLGRELEALDVEWFEEPISPEDLDGYVEVTRALDMAVAGGENEFTRWGFRDIVARKAMDIVQPDVCAAGGISECRKIATLAISHGVECVPHAWGSAIGLAATLQFLAALPDQPPSFRPMPPLLEFEQCENPFRDELTETPIEQRRGIVQIPTGPGLGIEIKRAVLDRYRVA
- a CDS encoding MFS transporter, with product MSMSIGAPAHSFFGSKVIAATFVLAVFGWGVGFYGPPVFLQSVVRRGAADVAWASAAVTWHFVLGAFVVANLPRFYRRAGVPRVTVLGAVVLALGVYGWGIAATPAQLFLAATLSGAGWVTMGGAAVNALIAPWYVARRPLALGTAYNGASLGGVVFSPLWVLLIGVMGLDGAAMVVGVAMVGTMAWLAAAVFRHTPASKGQYPDGVYAGAGQDGGVTAPPPAATGSSGTADAASGDGVGVQAPPAPLTDTWKDRRFLTLCAGMALGLFAQIGLIAHLFSLLAPVMGEKAAGFAMGLCTACAIFGRIAVGRLMPPGTDRRRVAAIAYGLQAAGVLALLMSVWLPAQEGALVGVLRWAGLLLFGSGIGNATSLPPLIAQTEFTRADAQRVIPLIVAVSQGTYAFAPALFGLLRDLGGAAWLFPVAAAVQLAAIAALLAYSRPQT
- a CDS encoding fumarylacetoacetate hydrolase family protein, translated to MRFISLQRDGGCVVPGIVLRRDGVDVAVDVTHAANPPWCAALPADLLAWIETGLDALAARLDATAFADAACMPLAGATLAAPLPRPGKVVGAAFNFHDALRERGMPPPAAPVIFIKSGRTVIGPGQPVRLAADVGNVTYEAELGVVIGRTALRIDAAHAMDHVAGYLVVNDVSASDMVRADKAFVRGKSQPTFCPCGPWIATRDEVADPGALGVRLRLDGVSRQQGNTADLVFGIAELIAHASTQMPLDPGDIIATGTPAGVAIAHDPPAWLRPGSAMTAEVDGLGALHNPIVAEGKP
- a CDS encoding mandelate racemase/muconate lactonizing enzyme family protein — its product is MKITDIQAVPISFPVPPEKSVRLGIGRSVKRDAVLVRVRTDEGLTGWGESHHGRCPGAIARLLDTTVRELVVGMDALDVAGVTARILKMQFASHGMGAAAALALSGLDLALWDIRSQVTGWPLFRQLGGAARPVKAYAGGISLGWQEPSQLAEEALGFVEQGYRALKLRVGDTPARDIARVRAVRAAVGDDVDILVDANTSYGIDDVRRVMPAYEEQNVGWLEEPFPAHDAQAYARAARLGRVPLAAGENHYTRYEFAPLVAAGDVGFIQPDLSKCGGVTEGMRIAALAASAKLSINPHTSATAINMATTIHYLCALDNPGYFEADVTALNPFRDDMMDKPPYVLDQDGMVRPYEGVGLGLEIDEKFLAAHPLIEGPCYV
- a CDS encoding Bug family tripartite tricarboxylate transporter substrate binding protein produces the protein MPSLTRLLASGLLACALPFAASQAAGFPDHAIRFIVPWNAGGSNDIAARELQQLLSADHITLVVENQPGATGAIGLAKVAASPPDGYVLGMGTSSTLAQIAQNLTPLRNEQFTHIARVSTDPLMLLVPANGPARNLDEFLALMKKNPGKISIGTPGTNNLNHIFAEMTARSAGVGYVNVPYTGGSRVITDLAGKQIDAAVLKPSESKAQIDAGFVRPIGIFANARLALYPDVPTFKEKGYDVFPYGPLVQMAYVVAPAGLPAPVRQRLVDAFRKAIQSQKYKDFAAQNGFLVDDLAGDALDKEVRDVQTTLNSVAAKVFKH